The following are encoded in a window of Astyanax mexicanus isolate ESR-SI-001 chromosome 6, AstMex3_surface, whole genome shotgun sequence genomic DNA:
- the LOC103043509 gene encoding trypsin-2 yields the protein MMILLLALLGAAAAAPLDDKIVGGYECKPHSQPWQATLNTGYHFCGGSLIRDQWVISAAHCWVSPYAQIVILGEHHIWEFEGTEQYMAVDAIYWHQSYDYQTLDFDIMLMKLAHPVTVNQFVKPVALPSRCPTPGEMCVVSGWGNIYSDSVFNPFNLQCLDIPIISHEVCERSYPGQITNNMVCAGYLEGGKDSCQGDSGGPLVCSGALQGIVSWGYGCAQPNYPGVYTKVCSLLPWINEILSSY from the exons ATGATGATCTTATTGTTAGCTCTTCTGGGTGCTGCAG CTGCAGCACCTCTGGATGATAAGATTGTTGGGGGTTATGAGTGTAAGCCCCACTCTCAGCCTTGGCAGGCCACACTGAATACTGGATATCATTTCTGCGGTGGCTCTTTAATCCGTGACCAGTGGGTTATCTCTGCTGCTCACTGCTGGGTGAG TCCTTATGCTCAGATTGTAATCCTGGGTGAACACCACATCTGGGAGTTCGAGGGCACAGAGCAGTACATGGCAGTGGATGCCATCTACTGGCACCAGAGCTATGACTACCAGACGCTTGACTTCGACATCATGCTGATGAAGCTGGCTCACCCTGTCACTGTAAATCAATTTGTCAAGCCAGTTGCTCTGCCCTCAAGGTGCCCCACTCCTGGAGAAATGTGTGTGGTGTCTGGCTGGGGTAACATCTACTCAGATTCAG TGTTCAACCCATTCAACCTCCAGTGTCTAGACATTCCCATCATCTCTCATGAGGTATGTGAGAGGTCCTACCCTGGACAGATCACAAACAACATGGTGTGTGCTGGATACCTGGAGGGAGGCAAGGATTCCTGTCAG ggtGACTCTGGTGGTCCTCTGGTGTGTAGTGGTGCACTGCAGGGTATTGTGTCATGGGGTTATGGCTGTGCTCAGCCGAACTACCCTGGTGTCTATACTAAAGTCTGTTCTCTGCTTCCTTGGATCAATGAAATCCTTAGCAGTTACTAG
- the LOC103041862 gene encoding interferon-inducible GTPase 5-like translates to MDCETTLDPDDHIYMEPDDFIKKLKVSTAEEVSAKLKVHGQELENVCLNVAITGMTGAGKSTFINALRGLNDDDEESSPTGVTETTMVPTMFPHPKMPNVRIWDLPGIGTPRFKAKQYLKDVKFDTFDFFIILSSDRFKENDLMLAQEIKKKKKNFYFVRSKVDNDIRSERKKKTFNEQQVLYKIREDCRCNLMKLGNPKVFLVSSHELEKYEFQALMTHLEEDLPEKKRFALVQSLPVCSMQILKKKKQYIKKMIWLTAIGSSAIAMTTIPGLAAGCDIGIVMAFFNRIFQAFGLDDKSLHSLSERVNTPVAELKSVMKSCFASGITVEVVRSFFSRFSKVDIAMKVEYVLSSLPLVGALPAGGISLGTIYYLLNKGLIEMENDAIQVLKAAGLEK, encoded by the coding sequence ATGGATTGCGAGACAACACTGGATCCAGATGATCATATCTATATGGAACCAGATGACTTTATAAAGAAGCTCAAAGTCTCCACTGCAGAAGAGGTGTCAGCAAAGCTAAAAGTGCATGGACAAGAACTAGAAAACGTCTGCCTCAATGTGGCCATAACAGGGATGACTGGAGCAGGAAAGTCCACCTTCATCAATGCCCTAAGAGGTCTGAACGACGATGATGAAGAATCATCTCCAACTGGAGTAACTGAAACTACCATGGTTCCGACCATGTTTCCCCATCCTAAAATGCCAAATGTGAGGATTTGGGATCTGCCTGGAATTGGCACCCCAAGATTCAAGGCGAAGCAGTACCTGAAAGACGTGAAATTTGATACATTTGATTTCTTCATAATCCTTTCATCAGACAGATTCAAGGAAAACGACCTGATGCTTGCTCAAGagattaagaagaagaagaagaacttttACTTTGTTCGCTCGAAAGTAGACAATGATATTCGCAGTGAGCGGAAGAAGAAGACATTCAATGAACAGCAGGTGCTCTACAAGATCAGAGAGGACTGCAGGTGTAACCTGATGAAGCTGGGAAATCCTAAAGTGTTTCTAGTTTCCTCCCATGAATTGGAGAAATATGAGTTTCAGGCACTAATGACTCACCTGGAGGAAGATCTACCAGAGAAGAAAAGATTTGCCCTTGTCCAGTCTTTGCCCGTCTGTTCCATGCAAATCCTCAAGAAGAAGAAGCAGTATATAAAGAAGATGATCTGGCTCACAGCCATTGGGTCTAGTGCAATTGCAATGACCACTATACCAGGTCTGGCAGCGGGCTGCGACATTGGCATTGTGATGGCTTTCTTCAATAGAATCTTTCAGGCCTTTGGTCTTGATGATAAGTCTCTGCACAGCCTGTCGGAGAGGGTGAACACACCAGTAGCTGAGCTCAAATCAGTAATGAAGTCTTGCTTTGCCAGTGGAATCACTGTTGAGGTTGTTCGCTCAtttttttccaggttttccaAGGTTGACATTGCAATGAAGGTAGAGTATGTTTTAAGCAGCTTACCTCTCGTAGGAGCTCTACCAGCTGGGGGGATTTCTCTTGGGACAATATATTACCTACTGAACAAAGGCCTCATCGAAATGGAAAATGATGCCATACAAGTGCTGAAGGCAGCAGGACTGGAGAAGTAA
- the LOC103043210 gene encoding trypsin, producing the protein MKLLILLALVGAAVAVPRLDGRIVGGEECAPHSQPWMVSLNYGYHFCGGVLINEQWVLSVAQCWYNPYYMQIILGDHDNRVFEGTEQLLKTDNIIWHPNYDYQTLDYDIMLIKLFHPVKVTDAVKPISLPTGCPYGGMPCTISGWGSIRSESSFMPFRLQCADIPIVDDQECEKSYPGMLTRRMLCAGLPEGGKDACYADAGSPLVCYGHVHGLVSWGQGCGLPGYPGVYVKVCEYLYWIRDVMAANP; encoded by the exons ATGAAATTGCTGATTTTGTTAGCACTAGTGGGAGCTGCGG TTGCAGTACCCAGACTTGATGGAAGGATTGTTGGAGGCGAGGAGTGCGCCCCTCATTCACAGCCCTGGATGGTTTCACTCAACTATGGCTATCACTTCTGTGGAGGAGTGCTCATCAATGAGCAGTGGGTGCTCTCTGTTGCACAGTGCTGGTACAA TCCCTACTACATGCAGATCATTCTGGGTGATCATGACAATCGTGTCTTTGAGGGAACAGAACAGCTTCTGAAGACAGACAACATTATTTGGCACCCCAA CTACGACTATCAGACTTTGGACTATGACATCATGCTGATCAAGCTGTTCCATCCAGTGAAGGTGACGGATGCGGTCAAACCTATCTCTCTGCCCACTGGATGTCCTTATGGAGGAATGCCCTGTACCATCTCTGGATGGGGATCAATTCGTTCTGAGTCCT CCTTCATGCCTTTCCGTCTGCAGTGTGCGGACATTCCCATTGTGGATGATCAGGAGTGTGAAAAGTCATATCCCGGCATGTTGACACGTAGGATGCTGTGTGCTGGATTGCCAGAGGGAGGCAAGGACGCCTGTTAT GCTGATGCAGGCAGTCCCTTAGTGTGCTATGGGCATGTCCATGGTCTGGTGTCATGGGGTCAGGGCTGTGGTCTTCCAGGTTATCCTGGTGTCTATGTCAAAGTGTGCGAGTACCTCTACTGGATCAGAGATGTCATGGCAGCCAATCCTTAG